Proteins encoded by one window of Monoglobus pectinilyticus:
- a CDS encoding lysophospholipid acyltransferase family protein gives MTLYKFGRFVVNAFFKVFFRVKFVGKENIPSVDERFIICANHKSNLDPPLVGTAFSFEIGFMAKEELFKNKIFGKLITALGAFPIKRGKSDFGALRTAISLVADGKHIAIFPEGGRSHKDRLRKGKMGAALVAVKARANILPIGIEGEYKPFGKLIVRIGKPIELTSYFDEKLNSAELQEITDKLLMPKISELSNIPLNNQI, from the coding sequence ATGACATTATATAAATTTGGCAGATTTGTCGTTAATGCATTTTTTAAAGTTTTTTTTAGAGTAAAGTTCGTTGGAAAGGAAAATATTCCAAGTGTTGATGAGAGATTTATAATATGCGCTAACCATAAAAGCAATCTTGATCCTCCGCTTGTTGGAACCGCATTTTCCTTTGAAATAGGATTTATGGCTAAAGAAGAATTATTCAAAAATAAAATTTTCGGAAAGCTTATTACTGCTCTCGGAGCATTTCCTATAAAACGCGGAAAATCAGATTTTGGAGCTCTGAGAACTGCTATAAGTCTTGTTGCTGACGGCAAGCATATAGCTATCTTCCCAGAAGGAGGAAGGTCGCATAAAGACCGTTTAAGAAAAGGAAAAATGGGCGCTGCCCTGGTTGCTGTTAAGGCGCGGGCAAATATTTTGCCGATTGGTATTGAAGGCGAGTATAAACCTTTTGGTAAATTAATTGTGCGGATAGGGAAGCCAATAGAGTTGACATCATATTTTGATGAGAAATTAAATTCAGCTGAGCTTCAGGAGATAACAGACAAGCTCCTTATGCCAAAAATATCTGAGCTGTCTAACATTCCTTTAAATAATCAGATATGA
- the cmk gene encoding (d)CMP kinase, whose translation MKIAIDGPAGAGKSTISKSVAKMLNYIYIDTGAMYRSVGLAAIKAGLDTRSETELQRIINNISIEIKNDEHGQKFFLNGKDVTKEIRKPEVSIAASNVATIPSVRLKLVDIQRKLAEKSSVVMDGRDIGTYVLPNAELKIFLTADVDERARRRYKELIEKKAETNFESVREEILFRDKNDSERDFAPLKQADDAVLLDTTNMSIDEVINKILSLVEEKCNDII comes from the coding sequence ATGAAAATTGCTATTGATGGACCTGCCGGTGCGGGTAAGAGCACAATTTCTAAGTCTGTTGCTAAAATGTTAAATTATATTTATATTGATACAGGCGCTATGTATAGAAGCGTTGGTCTTGCTGCAATAAAGGCCGGATTGGATACTAGGAGCGAAACTGAACTTCAGAGAATAATTAATAATATATCTATAGAAATAAAAAATGACGAACATGGACAGAAATTTTTCTTAAACGGAAAAGACGTTACAAAAGAAATAAGAAAACCTGAAGTTTCGATTGCTGCTTCAAATGTTGCAACAATACCTTCTGTCAGACTTAAACTTGTTGATATTCAACGTAAATTAGCTGAAAAATCCAGCGTAGTTATGGATGGCAGAGATATTGGTACTTATGTTCTTCCAAACGCGGAACTGAAAATATTTTTAACCGCTGATGTTGACGAAAGGGCGAGACGAAGATATAAGGAACTTATAGAAAAAAAGGCTGAAACAAATTTTGAATCAGTCAGAGAAGAAATTTTATTTCGTGATAAAAATGACAGTGAAAGAGATTTCGCTCCGTTAAAACAGGCAGATGATGCCGTTTTATTAGACACTACTAACATGTCAATAGATGAAGTAATAAATAAAATTTTATCTTTAGTTGAGGAGAAATGCAATGACATTATATAA
- a CDS encoding zinc ribbon domain-containing protein, which produces MDFLENVMSAVGSAAQTVVKKSGEVVEYSKLKYSMFDLSNSIKNLYSQIGEAVYISYKNHTPLDENVKDKCAEIDKLNDMLEELDDQLGGYKAIVKCPKCGKGVKDHCSYCPYCGEKLSEDVDAEFYGDTHKYYSPSSSEPVDDEPDKHVDNDAHKSDSKTGE; this is translated from the coding sequence ATGGATTTTTTAGAAAATGTAATGAGTGCTGTTGGGTCTGCCGCGCAGACTGTGGTTAAAAAGTCCGGCGAAGTTGTTGAATATTCAAAGTTAAAATATTCGATGTTTGATCTTAGTAATTCAATTAAAAATTTGTATTCTCAGATTGGTGAAGCAGTATATATCAGCTATAAAAATCATACACCGCTTGATGAAAATGTTAAAGATAAATGTGCTGAAATTGATAAATTAAATGATATGCTTGAAGAACTTGACGATCAATTAGGCGGTTATAAAGCAATTGTTAAATGTCCAAAATGCGGCAAGGGCGTTAAAGATCACTGTTCTTACTGTCCTTATTGCGGTGAAAAACTTTCGGAGGATGTAGATGCTGAGTTTTATGGAGATACACATAAATACTACTCGCCGTCCAGCTCTGAACCTGTTGATGATGAGCCTGATAAACATGTGGACAATGACGCGCATAAAAGCGATTCTAAAACAGGAGAATAA
- the ychF gene encoding redox-regulated ATPase YchF has product MKLGIVGLPNVGKSTLFNAITQAGAESANYPFCTIEPNVGTVLVPDERIDKLVEMYDPDKTTYAVIEFVDIAGLVKGASKGEGLGNKFLSNIREVDAIVHVVRAFEDGNIVHVDGSVDPVRDIETINYELIMSDLEILDRRIDKIMKSIRGGEKKYLAYQDFYERLKAHLESGKTARSMDMTDDELDMLEDVALLTMKPVIYAANVAEDDYANEDTNVFVNKIKEYAKSDKAEVMVISAKIEEEIAGLEKDEKQMFLDELSAAESGLDKLIKASYKLLGLISYLTAGKPEVRAWTIKEGTKAPQAAGKIHTDFERGFIRAEVVHFDDLMNCGSMSAAKEKGLVRSEGKEYVMKDGDIVLFRFNV; this is encoded by the coding sequence ATGAAACTTGGAATTGTCGGATTACCAAACGTTGGTAAGAGCACACTATTTAATGCAATTACACAAGCAGGAGCAGAATCAGCAAATTATCCGTTTTGTACTATAGAACCAAATGTCGGCACAGTTCTTGTACCTGACGAGAGAATAGATAAGTTGGTTGAAATGTATGATCCGGATAAAACAACTTATGCAGTTATAGAATTTGTTGATATTGCTGGACTGGTAAAAGGTGCAAGCAAAGGTGAAGGTTTGGGGAACAAGTTTTTATCCAATATCCGTGAGGTTGACGCTATTGTTCATGTTGTCAGAGCTTTCGAAGATGGTAATATTGTACATGTTGACGGAAGTGTGGATCCTGTGCGTGATATAGAGACGATTAATTATGAACTGATAATGTCAGATTTAGAAATTCTTGACAGAAGAATTGACAAGATAATGAAGTCTATAAGAGGCGGAGAGAAAAAGTATCTTGCATATCAGGATTTTTATGAAAGATTAAAGGCGCATTTAGAAAGTGGTAAAACAGCTCGTTCTATGGATATGACTGATGATGAGTTAGATATGCTTGAAGATGTCGCACTGCTCACGATGAAACCAGTAATTTACGCTGCTAATGTTGCTGAGGATGATTATGCAAATGAGGATACTAATGTATTTGTTAATAAGATAAAAGAGTATGCTAAATCTGATAAAGCTGAGGTAATGGTTATTTCAGCAAAGATAGAAGAAGAAATTGCTGGGCTTGAAAAGGATGAAAAGCAAATGTTCTTGGATGAGCTTAGTGCCGCTGAATCAGGACTTGATAAATTAATAAAGGCGAGTTATAAACTTTTGGGACTTATTAGTTATCTTACTGCAGGAAAGCCGGAAGTAAGGGCATGGACCATAAAAGAGGGAACAAAAGCTCCGCAGGCAGCAGGAAAAATTCACACTGATTTTGAACGCGGTTTTATCCGTGCTGAGGTAGTGCATTTTGATGATTTAATGAATTGCGGCAGTATGAGTGCCGCTAAGGAAAAGGGCTTAGTGAGGTCTGAAGGAAAAGAATATGTAATGAAAGATGGAGATATTGTTTTATTCAGATTTAATGTGTAA
- the glmM gene encoding phosphoglucosamine mutase: MGRLFGTDGVRGVANKDGELTPELAFKIGKAGAYVLTETCGDKPRILVGKDTRISGGILESALVAGICSVGAEAVLAGVIPTPAIAHLVRSEGFDAGVMISASHNPFEHNGIKYFSGSGYKLSDEIENRIESIILDNSEKIESPIGKNIGHITIDDSLVDKYIKFAETTCDTVFDGIKIAIDCANGASSVTAKKALEELGAEVCVINDSPNGININENCGSTHLENLAAFVTECGAYVGLAFDGDADRVLAVDENGHIVDGDKIMTVIGLDMKKNGKLPDNTIVATVMSNLGFFVMGEENGINIKRTKVGDRYVLEEMLKNNHLIGGEQSGHVILLEHNTTGDGLVTGIQLVSVLKHSGKRLSELASAMQVYPQVLINASVKNELKNEENYMKFPEIKQAIEALESEFKDTGRVLIRPSGTEPLVRVMIEGKDENLIEKRARELANLFEAKLN; the protein is encoded by the coding sequence ATGGGTAGATTATTTGGAACTGATGGTGTAAGAGGAGTTGCTAACAAAGACGGAGAGTTAACGCCTGAGTTAGCTTTTAAAATCGGTAAAGCCGGTGCTTATGTTTTGACTGAAACTTGCGGTGATAAACCTAGAATATTAGTCGGTAAGGATACCAGAATATCAGGTGGAATTTTAGAGTCCGCCTTAGTTGCAGGTATATGCAGTGTTGGTGCTGAAGCCGTTCTTGCCGGAGTTATTCCAACTCCAGCTATTGCCCATCTTGTTAGAAGTGAAGGTTTTGACGCAGGAGTTATGATATCCGCATCGCATAATCCTTTTGAACATAATGGAATTAAATATTTCAGCGGTTCCGGATATAAACTCAGCGATGAAATTGAAAATAGAATAGAATCAATTATTCTTGATAATTCTGAAAAAATTGAGTCGCCGATAGGCAAGAATATCGGACATATTACTATCGATGATTCTTTAGTTGATAAATATATCAAATTTGCAGAAACAACTTGTGACACTGTTTTTGATGGAATAAAAATTGCTATAGACTGTGCAAACGGTGCTTCTTCAGTTACAGCTAAAAAAGCACTTGAAGAACTTGGCGCAGAAGTTTGCGTTATTAATGATTCACCAAATGGCATAAACATAAATGAAAATTGCGGTTCAACACATCTTGAAAATTTGGCTGCCTTTGTTACTGAATGCGGGGCTTATGTAGGGTTGGCCTTTGATGGTGACGCTGACAGAGTTTTAGCTGTAGACGAAAACGGTCATATAGTTGACGGAGACAAAATTATGACCGTCATAGGTCTTGATATGAAGAAAAACGGTAAATTACCTGATAATACAATTGTTGCAACTGTAATGAGCAATCTAGGATTTTTTGTTATGGGTGAAGAAAACGGAATTAACATTAAAAGAACTAAGGTTGGAGACCGATATGTTCTTGAAGAAATGCTAAAAAATAACCATTTGATTGGCGGAGAACAGTCGGGTCATGTTATACTGCTTGAACATAATACTACAGGTGATGGACTTGTAACAGGAATACAACTGGTTTCTGTTTTAAAGCATTCAGGTAAACGTTTGTCTGAATTAGCATCTGCTATGCAGGTTTATCCTCAGGTTTTAATAAATGCAAGTGTTAAAAATGAACTTAAAAATGAAGAGAATTATATGAAGTTTCCTGAGATTAAACAAGCAATAGAAGCACTTGAAAGTGAGTTTAAAGATACCGGGAGAGTCCTTATAAGACCGTCCGGTACGGAGCCTCTTGTAAGAGTAATGATAGAAGGAAAAGATGAGAATTTGATTGAAAAAAGAGCAAGAGAATTGGCTAATCTTTTTGAAGCTAAGTTAAATTAA
- a CDS encoding NAD(P)/FAD-dependent oxidoreductase — protein MQIVINNIKMPVNHKIEDVLLAAQEFVRQQCIYADNFYIYRQSIDARHKKSIKYIYSVAAEVNNGAKILPNSNLQIISQNDEIKVESKKMFKKRPVVVGMGPCGLFTAYILTLSGNPPLIIERGGMVEERVKSVEEFWNSGKLNTESNVQFGEGGAGTFSDGKLNTGIKDKRQRFILKTFVRFGAPNDILYKSKPHIGTDKLRNVLINMRKYLLDNGCEIQFNTTLTSLKMRNGKVSEIELNNDKVIECDKLFLSIGHSSRDTYEMLYKAGVKIEAKPFAAGVRIEHKQEFISRSQYGVEWKSLPLADYKLVYNGKDRSCYSFCMCPGGYVVNASSEDERLVVNGMSDYKRDAENANSALVVSVRPEDFETNSPLAGIEFQRKYESMAFKLGGSDFSAPVQLAKDFLTGKKSSQLESVNPSFTGKTVLSDLRSCLPKFISVTLSEGLRYFDNKIKGFASGGAIMTGVEMRTSAPVKIARDSNFESVGIQGLYPAGEGAGYAGGIISAALDGIRVALAAIESCNTGY, from the coding sequence GTGCAAATAGTAATTAATAATATAAAGATGCCTGTTAACCATAAAATTGAAGATGTTTTGCTTGCCGCTCAGGAATTTGTGCGGCAGCAATGCATTTATGCAGATAATTTTTATATATACCGTCAATCAATTGACGCCAGGCACAAAAAATCAATAAAATATATTTACTCGGTGGCAGCGGAAGTAAATAATGGTGCAAAGATATTACCAAATAGCAATTTGCAAATAATATCTCAAAATGATGAAATAAAAGTTGAAAGTAAAAAAATGTTTAAAAAACGTCCGGTTGTCGTTGGTATGGGACCATGCGGTCTGTTCACTGCGTATATATTGACATTATCCGGAAATCCACCGCTTATAATTGAACGCGGCGGCATGGTTGAAGAAAGAGTTAAGTCTGTTGAGGAATTTTGGAATTCGGGAAAATTGAATACGGAATCAAATGTGCAGTTCGGTGAGGGCGGAGCAGGAACCTTTTCGGACGGTAAACTCAATACAGGTATTAAAGACAAGAGACAGAGATTTATTTTAAAAACTTTTGTGCGGTTCGGTGCCCCTAACGATATTTTATATAAGTCAAAACCACATATTGGAACTGATAAGCTTAGAAACGTGCTTATAAATATGAGAAAATATTTGTTGGATAATGGATGTGAAATTCAATTTAATACAACTTTAACCTCATTAAAAATGCGTAACGGAAAAGTTTCAGAAATTGAATTAAATAATGATAAAGTCATCGAATGTGACAAGTTGTTTTTAAGTATTGGTCACAGCAGCCGGGATACCTATGAAATGCTTTATAAAGCAGGAGTAAAAATCGAAGCAAAACCGTTTGCCGCCGGAGTAAGAATTGAACATAAGCAAGAATTTATAAGTCGAAGTCAATATGGAGTAGAATGGAAGTCATTGCCTCTGGCCGATTATAAGCTGGTATATAATGGAAAAGACAGAAGCTGTTATTCGTTCTGTATGTGTCCCGGTGGATATGTTGTTAATGCTTCTTCCGAAGATGAAAGACTTGTTGTGAACGGAATGAGCGATTATAAAAGAGATGCCGAAAATGCTAATAGCGCGTTGGTGGTTTCAGTAAGACCTGAGGACTTTGAAACTAACTCACCTTTAGCTGGGATAGAATTTCAGCGTAAATACGAATCGATGGCTTTCAAATTAGGCGGCAGTGATTTTTCGGCTCCGGTGCAGCTTGCGAAAGATTTTTTGACCGGTAAAAAAAGCAGTCAGCTGGAAAGTGTAAATCCTAGTTTTACTGGTAAAACAGTATTATCAGATTTGCGTTCATGCCTTCCTAAATTCATATCTGTCACATTAAGTGAAGGACTGAGATATTTTGATAATAAGATAAAAGGTTTTGCATCAGGAGGAGCTATTATGACCGGAGTGGAAATGAGAACTTCTGCGCCGGTTAAGATTGCCAGGGATAGTAATTTTGAGTCTGTTGGTATTCAAGGATTGTATCCGGCAGGGGAAGGCGCAGGATATGCGGGCGGTATTATAAGCGCTGCATTGGATGGAATACGAGTTGCTTTAGCTGCAATTGAGAGCTGCAATACCGGGTATTGA
- a CDS encoding CdaR family protein: MNKIFANNTLLKILSFIIAIVLWAYIIIIIDAPTEKTFRDVPITTVNEQVISDRGYSIEKLSVQTSSVKIEGSRKVIAKFDSSNIIAKLDFSDVNASKLTSEGVITVNLSVSSEFGDIVSFTPSAVDVHVESTKYKDVDIKYTHSGDVMDGYVSGDISLSQDKIRVFGAQSNIDNVSYASVNIDFINTDYSAYIDGKLKQDCQVKLFDSNGKELTEKDKRWIWNNTPVIQAECPLYKVKSVKVVPNADYTLSGVTLKCEPGEIKIYGDNNSIENYSQIQTEPVTLSSFENGHEITSKLVLPSWAKTVDNVSEVKISANSN; encoded by the coding sequence TTGAATAAAATTTTTGCTAACAATACTCTCCTGAAAATATTATCATTTATTATTGCCATTGTGCTTTGGGCTTATATAATTATAATTATTGATGCGCCTACCGAAAAGACGTTTAGAGATGTTCCGATTACTACCGTAAACGAGCAGGTAATCAGTGATCGTGGTTATTCTATTGAGAAACTTTCCGTGCAAACCTCGTCTGTGAAAATTGAGGGCAGCCGAAAAGTTATTGCTAAATTTGACAGCAGTAATATTATTGCTAAACTGGATTTTTCTGATGTCAATGCATCTAAGCTGACAAGCGAAGGAGTTATAACTGTTAACCTTAGTGTTAGTTCAGAATTCGGTGATATAGTTAGTTTTACACCGTCTGCTGTTGACGTTCATGTTGAATCAACCAAATATAAAGATGTTGATATAAAATATACTCACAGCGGTGATGTGATGGATGGCTATGTAAGCGGTGACATTAGTCTGTCACAAGATAAAATCAGAGTATTTGGTGCACAGTCAAATATAGATAATGTTTCATATGCCAGTGTTAATATTGATTTTATAAATACTGATTACAGCGCTTATATTGACGGTAAATTAAAGCAGGATTGTCAGGTTAAGTTATTTGATTCAAACGGAAAAGAACTTACCGAGAAAGATAAAAGATGGATTTGGAATAATACTCCTGTGATACAGGCAGAGTGTCCGCTGTATAAAGTAAAATCGGTTAAAGTGGTTCCGAATGCCGATTACACTTTGTCGGGTGTTACTTTAAAGTGTGAACCGGGCGAGATTAAAATCTATGGTGATAATAATTCTATAGAAAATTATTCGCAGATACAGACAGAACCGGTAACTTTATCCAGCTTTGAAAACGGACATGAAATAACTTCTAAATTGGTGCTGCCGTCTTGGGCTAAAACGGTTGATAATGTGTCGGAGGTTAAAATAAGTGCAAATAGTAATTAA